The Oncorhynchus masou masou isolate Uvic2021 unplaced genomic scaffold, UVic_Omas_1.1 unplaced_scaffold_4273, whole genome shotgun sequence genome has a segment encoding these proteins:
- the LOC135534989 gene encoding sodium-dependent neutral amino acid transporter B(0)AT1-like yields the protein MVGVVYIYGIDRFNDDIEFMIGHKPNLFWQITWRFVSPAIMFVIFVFYFITKVQETPMYKAWNPESENFPTLEEKEYPTWIFAIIFILAGIPVFLYLLRLFTNV from the exons ATGGTCGGGGTTGTGTACATCTATGGTATTGATAG GTTCAACGATGATATTGAGTTCATGATCGGCCACAAGCCCAACCTCTTCTGGCAGATCACATGGAGATTTGTCAGCCCCGCCATCATGTTTGTCATCTTTGTGTTCTACTTTATCACTAAAGTCCAAGAAACACCCATGTACAAAGCCTGGAATCCTGAATCG GAAAACTTCCCTACATTGGAGGAGAAGGAATATCCAACCTGGATCTTTGCTATAATCTTCATCCTGGCAGGAATCCCGGTCTTTCTGTACCTCTTACGGCTATTTACAAATGTTTGA